The DNA window aaagaagaagtttcatgattttggaaacactgtaTTTGCGCTGATTCCCTTCTGCTAAGTGTGATCCATTTGTAGTTTCCATGGTGGCAGGACTGTGCCTTTTAGATCACATGAATCTGCCAGTCTCCAAGCAGCATAGCCCGGGTTTGGGTCCTGCTTAAACATCAAACGTTGCTCTTAATGCTGGAAAttactgcattttgaaatgtaCCATGGTTAAGGCATTTTGGTGGAGTTTGATAGTGCTGCCATATATTATACAGGACTGCCAAAGGAGGCGAGATCTGACTTGATATCATGTTTGTTAACAATTGTAATTTGacctaaataaaaattttcagatcaaaGCTGAGAAAAGGAAGTTACGATGAAATAATAGAATTTGGTAAATATTTGTGCTCTTCTATCTCAGGAAGTCGTATAGCCCAACTACTTGAGTCATTGTAAATTTACCTTCAAAATGCTcaaatctttttattttttcttgtcaaatacAACCATAGTCTACAATGTTAGAGTTTCAGAATTGAGCAAAAGCTTGTTAAAATGTGTTCCCTTTCTCATAGTAATTGTATTTGATGATTTTATTTCAGATGGAACCAGCAAATCAGAAACCTGCACCTGATCAGCCATTCCCTCTGCCTACAAATAGAGAAATATCATCAATACCAAAAGCAGCTGAAGAAGGTGGATTTTGGGTGTACCCCTCCGCACAAATGTTTTGGAACGCCATGTTGCGCAAAGGTTGGCGATGGAAGGACGATGATCTCAACCCTGCTGACATGGAACATATTATCAAAATCCACAATGCAAATAATGAGCAGGCATGGCAAGAAGTTCTCAAATGGGAAGCTCTCCATGCGAAAGAATGTATGGAaccaaaattgaaaagttttggAGGTCGTGCGAAAGATTACTCTCCTCGAGCAAGAATACGACATTTAATGGGTTATGAGTATCCTTTCGATCGCCATGATTGGATCATAGACCGAAATGGGAAAGAAGTACGCTATATCATTGACTACTATGATGGTGGAACTTTAGATCAACATCATAGATTTGCTATTTTAGATGTTAGACCAGCTTTAGATTCATGGGAAAGTGTATGGGACAGAATGAAAGTGGCATACATGAGATGGAGGTACAGTGATTAATTACCAAGAATACCATTCTCCTATTTATTTCATGTTTCTTTAGTCAATACTTCACTTAGTGTTCTCCTCATGTATTTGCTGTACCTCATCTTGAAACTGTAATTTTGTTGTATTCATGTTTCTATTAAAAATAATGATCACTGAATTAAGTACATCTGTTACCTCCCATACTTTGAAGTATCATGGGTGGctgtagccacctccggacaaatcAAGGAACAAGAAAGGTTGAATTTTGTCAATGTCTGAGCTGCTATCATTTCTGGAATGCCCTATAAAAGCAAGTTACCAAATGACAGTCTGCCCAAGCATTGAATGGGTCTAGGTCCGCAGTTTTTTTTAGTTCCTACCCTGCATTAGCTAGTtaattaaagaaatattttaataaatgttttttatgtgatgtaaaaaattttgtttcaccTCGTAGCCATTAAAAGAGAGAGATAGGAGATAAAAAAAGGAGATAGAGAGAGGAAAAGAAACATGTTTTCAGTCCTGAACTCTCATAATTAAAAGTAATTGACAACCACaggaaatacaattttcaaGTCATTGAAGTATCTTTGATAATAGGAATCATTTTTAGAAGATAACTTGATCGATCAAACTTTTTccgttttttaaaataacatgtTTCCATAATTGCActatccttaaaaataaatctaaGTTTTTTTCATGGGAGCATTCAATACATCTAtgcctccctccctcccctgcCATTCATGCAATAATCatccaattttccaaaaatttaaatttgatgaaGCTCAAAATACGCCTGACTGGTCTGTGGTAACTATGACTAGATACTTATAGCCATGTCCAATCCAAAACAAGATGTGGCTGGCTTTGATCGCGCAATAGGCGAAAATGTGGACCGAAACATATGAATTAGATCTAAGTTTGCATTTACTTGTAAGGTATGTCCTAAGCTTCATAAATAtctttagtttttaaaaattgataattttttgaggaaacaaCTAGATGAGTGCAAGACGGTTCTCATTGCTCTTCATATTAATAACTTCACACTTTTTAGATACATATAATGTTTAATATGTACAACTTTAGCAGCTTATGCCACCCGCATATTCTTCTATACATATAGAATCTATGCCAAATAAGTTTAGGCACCTTTACAGTGAGGCAGAAGATCCACTTTCTTGATTCTTgtatttactttcaatgctaaactgaTGATTGCTGATCCTCTAAAAGTGCACAGACTtgccacattttattttttttattttttttggcccccctagTGCATCTTTTGCACTTATTAAGTTATTACCCCCTTCAACTACCCCTTCTACCCTTTCCTATTGTGTAGTGACACTTGATCAGTTCTCtccatttttagtcattttttggATCGTTAAATATCTTAGGAGTCCTCAGAGGAAACTTTTTCTTTGAatataataattgtaaattttaagaatttgtgtttttcttctTGTTGGAATTGTTTGTCTCAGTGTACTATGTATCTATGAAAATAAGATATAACTCCGAATCATGGTGATAAATTCGATTGGTTACAGCTTTATGTCTTATAAACAAGATATTTTTTAATTCGCATTTGTCATCTCACGTAAATACTAGCTATGGAGTGATCAGTCACtccttttgtaaatttttagcGCCGGCTGTATcagagaagggggagggggcacttCACTTGTTGCTTCAGAGTCTGAAACTAGACTAGTGGAACTTAAAAACCGTGCAAACCTTCCTTAAGAGTGATGTAAATCTatggtttaaaattttttcgaaattacatTCTTGATTTTGCATATTTTCTGTAGGAAGACTTTTGACTCCTCTTTGCAATTGGAGGATATTCACGATTATACCTCCCTCTTGCGTCCTGTCACAGAATTGATTAAGGCTGTGTTAAAGCGACCGCAATAAAAGTCTGACTCATGGTTAACGACTAAAAATTCATAGTTTTATCactattcttg is part of the Bemisia tabaci chromosome 1, PGI_BMITA_v3 genome and encodes:
- the Cchl gene encoding holocytochrome c-type synthase, with the translated sequence MGNSVSTVSAAQIAASQIVGKVDEPIAGHHGSAFSSKYLSGEIPPECPMHISRKGSQANQPAEYEINPLNMMEPANQKPAPDQPFPLPTNREISSIPKAAEEGGFWVYPSAQMFWNAMLRKGWRWKDDDLNPADMEHIIKIHNANNEQAWQEVLKWEALHAKECMEPKLKSFGGRAKDYSPRARIRHLMGYEYPFDRHDWIIDRNGKEVRYIIDYYDGGTLDQHHRFAILDVRPALDSWESVWDRMKVAYMRWRYSD